One window of the Serinus canaria isolate serCan28SL12 chromosome 9, serCan2020, whole genome shotgun sequence genome contains the following:
- the LOC103815708 gene encoding G-protein coupled receptor 35-like isoform X2: protein MNHSSCNIRAYEIFSVFQLCVYIPVLALGIVLNVLALWVFCCKLGKWTETRVYMVNLAVADCLLLFTLPFKTLSQFQHLKVDGWCLVLEGGYFTNRFMSIGIITLIAADRYLAIKYPLRSKALRSPLKAAFASACLWIVIICETSLIKSFEDRREDEFCFEKSSVTPSVITLCAIITGFFIPLLILSYCSIQIIAELRRKKTVNCCNEMLTRKAVYIVSANMAVFIICFLPLYLGHLLRFILDSVSSDCSAIQSINNFVHFASILANTNCCLDAICYYFVNKEFKEASPKLAKSKSEAGEEAESSHM from the coding sequence ATGAACCACAGCAGCTGCAATATCAGAGcctatgaaatattttcagttttccagctgtgtgtTTACATCCCAGTTTTGGCTTTGGGCATCGTTCTGAATGTGTTGGCACTGTGGGTGTTCTGTTGCAAACTTGGCAAATGGACAGAAACCAGAGTATACATGGTCAACTTGGCTGTGGCTGACTGCTTGCTGCTCTTCACCTTGCCATTCAAAACTCTGTCCCAGTTCCAGCACCTGAAGGTGGATGGCTGGTGCCTGGTTCTGGAAGGTGGCTATTTCACAAACCGCTTTATGAGCATCGGTATCATCACCCTCATTGCTGCCGACAGGTACCTTGCAATCAAGTACCCTTTGAGATCCAAGGCACTCAGGTCACCGCTGAAGGCAGCTTTTGCCTCTGCATGCCTTTGGATAGTCATCATCTGTGAAACTTCCCTCATTAAAAGCTTTGAGGACCGAAGAGAGGatgaattttgctttgaaaaatcttCTGTGACACCCTCGGTGATCACACTGTGTGCCATTATTACAGGGTTTTTCATACCGCTACTCATCTTGAGTTACTGCTCCATACAAATCAttgcagagctcaggagaaaGAAGACTGTCAACTGTTGCAATGAAATGCTGACCAGGAAAGCTGTCTACATTGTGTCTGCAAACATGGCTGTGTTCATCATCTGCTTTTTACCTCTTTATCTCGGGCATCTCCTCCGCTTCATCCTGGACTCCGTCAGCTCCGACTGCTCGGCAATACAGAGCATCAACAACTTCGTTCACTTCGCCTCCATCCTCGCCAACACAAACTGCTGCCTGGATGCCATTTGTTACTACTTTGTCAACAAGGAATTTAAGGAAGCATCTCCCAAGCTAGCAAAGTCCAAATCTGAGGCTGGAGAAGAAGCTGAAAGCTCCCACATGTAA